A region of the Lycium barbarum isolate Lr01 chromosome 1, ASM1917538v2, whole genome shotgun sequence genome:
atatatataaactaatttctaattaagagttaagggtattttagtaaacttacaagttattatacagtaccatacagtcaaaatAAACactacaaatgttattaaaccacaacaaacgatacagtctatccaaacattgtgttcattaatacagtacaatacaatactaTACCATActatactgtacattaatgaaccacgtgaaacaaccatccaaacagagggtaaggGGTCGTATGGTATTAACTGAAtggaagaggggggggggggggagggtattACCCTTTTATCTGTTGTCTTAGGCTGGGTCATGGTCCTTATTGGACCGGGCATGGCCAACTTTAAAGAGATAGGAAAATAGGGccttcatatatatgtatatacacgtgatatacatgtgtatatgcaCGAGAACCTAACACTTATTTTTAATAACTGACCACAATTAAGAAAAGATCAATTAATTTAACCCCTTAATCATGGTCAACTTAAGATTAATTAACCGAATAATCATGGCTAATTAAGCAGAGGGACTTTAATTGCGAATGTAGCCTCAAATTGACCTTGACCTATGCAATAGGCTATTTCAATTGTGGCCATAATTGGCTTAATTAAACAAATAAAAGCTAATTGCATTTATGACCTAATTGAACTTCAAACATGAATTTGGTTGTTTCAATCATGACCAAAATTAAACTTAATTAAACAATTAAGGGctagtttcttttctttttttttgcaaTAACGGCCTTAATTGGCTTAAAACATAGAATTGATtttcaattaaggccaaaatTTATAATAATTGATCATTTCAATTATAGCTACTACTAGCCTCATAACCAGCAATTTATGGAATTAACCATAACTAAATACCCAATCAATTATGATAAATTCCAAATTAAGAATTGAGGGGcaaaatgattaattcatttaattaatcagattccTTGAACTAAACAGGGTAAAATATTTTCCAATTGATTTATGATAattcaaacaattaaataaataattattttaaactatttccttcattaaatttagcaaatatatcataattgttgcaaattaatttccaaaatatttataacattatataaattattttaccaaataagaatggtaaaatattatctaaataattttataaaattatttttacttctaaaaatacatatttcactccgtttaatATTTAAGTACTCTgggtgattaaaataaattatgggaggtaacAAATTAGGTGTTAACATTTTCTATGTTATAGAGAGCTCACATTTCACGCCAGGATAGTTGTATTGAGATTATGTCAGTATACGCCATGTGGTACTCGGTCGCTAGGGCCGGGTGCCCGTCATTCccctcgtcggggtgtgacaccagGACAAGGTATAGTGGTGAGAAAAGATTGTGATCTTCGGTTGTATATGGATGGTGTGATTCGGACTGGGCCGGATGTCCGTTGAGAGAAAATTACTTACCGGATGGTTTATCTCCCTCGGGAATTCGCCCGTGTCTTAGAAAACCAAGAAGCAGTATAGTCTCCCTGCTCCTCAACGGAGGCTGAATAGCGATGGCAATGACAGTCTGTGAATTGAAATGATTGAAGGGAATTTTGCATAATTTGGGCGTTGAACACAAGTCTCCGGTAAACATGTACTGTGACAGTCAAGCGTCATTGTATATGCCCCGAAATCTGGTGTTTCATGAGCGGACTAAATACATTAAAGTAGATTGTCTCTATGTACGAGATACACTCCAATCCGGTACAACATTTTCCAGTCATGTGTCAACTAGTGAGCAATTGGCTGATGTGTTTATAAAGGCTTTGGAAAAATCGCAGCATGAATAGTTACTCGGCAAGTTGGGGATTCTGGAGTTGGAGGGGGTGGGGTATTGAGACCGGATATAGTGAGATCAGATAAGACGCGTGACCGGACCAGTGTGTCCAGTCACATCAGTGAAAAATCCTATTTTAGTTTAATTCTAATAGTTTTAGTCTATTTATGGTACGAATGTAATTATGGTAATATAAAATTTATAGTTCTATTAGAATATAGTTACCTTATTAGTTTAGGGTTTAAGGAGGTGAATTACTTgtatataaggaggtcattatgatgaatacaAGACAGAAACAATTCTTTCATTATTCTTGTCTTGTTTGTCACAAATTTTCATCTGTCTTTGTTTTAACACATGCGccaatttagagcccgtttggattggtttataagttgcctataagctgttttcagcttttttgagtgtttggctggccatcttaaagccattttgtgcataaaataagcccaaaaaaataattgggtccttttggcttagcttatataaagcagcttataagctgaaaacagtttgtaagccaaaaaaaataagttagtctaccccaacttttttttatttatttataagccgcttattttaagcccatccaaatatGCTCTTAATCTTCTCCCTGTTCTATATATTCTACTCCTACgcggatatttttttttttttatagcttTTCCTCTCCTTTCCTCTCACTCAACCATATCCCATCCTCGCCCCTCCCCCCCTCGTCTCTTCTTTTAGGTTCTCTCTCTcttaaatttaatttttaaaatcttCAATGACAGTTCACCTTAAATATTCCCTTGTtgatacattttcaagcaaaaccTCTTTTAGAGACAAACATATCCAATCCTAATCTAATTCATGTTAACAGGTTTTTGTCATGATAGACATTCCAACGATCTTTTTAGATTATCTATATTATTGCCATTGGTTAAAGAATGTGGCGGGAAGAAAGTAATATTCTCTCcctttcaatttatgtggcacaattGAAATTGCGAGATTCAATTAAGTTTGTCTTTGACCGAAAGTTTAtttatatgtcttttaaatattttaatttgttaATTCTTGTGGTTTATattcctccatttcaatttatatgaatctatttaattgaaaataaaatttaagaaaaaagaaaagacttTGGAACTTATGATGTAAAATGGGGCATATATATCTTGTGCGGCTATAAATCACTGTATAAATGTGAATTATTTCCAAATGTGAAAAAAAGTCATTCTTTTTAACacagattaaaaaagaaaaataagttgacataaattgaaatggagggagtagtaccttctaaaaaaaattccaaatatataaattttatcaCAAAAAACTTAAAGCTTCTGTGTCCGAATACTCGATCAAAATTTAGAAATTTAACTCTCAAAAttttacataaattgagacggagcgAGGAGTAATGATGGTGATCACCAGCCAccttcaacaaccaccccaccccacccccccatCTTCAATCACTCGTCCTTCAActccaagaaaacattttttttttcacctaAACCTCTCTACCAATACTTCATTTCCTCATTATCTTTTGTTCACTATAGCCCAAACTTTCCCTGTTTTGAAGTTTTGATATTCTTAGGAAAACATGGCTATGGTTTCAAGATTCCTGGTGATGTCATTGTTTATCATGTTAAACTTTTTGGAAAGAGATGATAAACGGATGGTAATGGCGGTTGATGAAGATGCTAAAGCACTTTGTAGTGTAAATCTTGCACAAGTTCTTCCTCCTCCTTATGGTGGTTTGGAAAATGTGGTCTGTCGACCTGTTTGGAATTCTTTCCTGCTACGTGTAAGTTCTAAATTATTTTGAGAGGAATTTAAGTAATACTACCAGTGCAATGTCAGCCTGTTTGGTCAATCTTCTTAaatctgcttattttgaaaagttgcGAAGCTATACTTTGTGTTTGATCAATGTTTCAAAAATGCTTTCGGGAAAAAATAACtttttaaaaaatagtatttgttactactcaaaaatacttattttttctcTAAATATTTAGTCAAACACATCAACTTTCTAAAATAAACATTTTTGGAAAAATATTAAGCAATTTTGGCTTCCcataagtttggccaaacaggctaatcGTTTAACTTATAATAGCATACAAGCTACTACTTTTATCAGGTTATCAGTAACGGTTAATTGGTTAGGAAAGACATTTAGCTGTAATTACTTTTAAGTGATCTGATTGTATAAATATTTTTAGGTCCTGAGTACATAAAACTTATAGTCTTCCAAGAAACCAAGATATAGGGAAAACGAATCCTCAAATGTGTAGTTATCATTTGTATTTTCAGCAACATGCCATGTAGTTTCTTGAAAACTACCACAATAGCTCTCTTATGCAAAAGTTTTCTTTTGTTAATTTGTTCAAGTTACACACTCTCCTTGCAGCAATATCCTCTTTTGTTGTGCAATATTCAATCAATTCCTAAATGTGACTTGTTTCTGATTACAAATTTTAGACAATCCTGATGACCTAAGAAATAAACCAGACGGGCGAGATTCGAGAGGTAGGCCGCTAGTCACTATGCATGTTTCTTTGGTTGATTTTTGAATTTACCTCGTAAAAAAAGGCCTTCAAGTCAAGACCACGTATGAATAGAAAGCAAGGCGAGGGTCCAACATTGTGGGGCAGGGGGTGTTATAAAAGATTACAACACTATCTAATGACAAAGCATCCTTTCATGTCAGGAATAGAGGCCCTTGAGGATGTAATTGTTTAAAGTTCTCTTTTTTAAGCGAGATCGGGTTGAAGGAGGTATACATTTAAAGGAATTGATGTACTTCGAGTACTTTCATGGCGCACACTACAACAAAAGTCGAGCGATCACAATAGAATACAAAGTTTAATTTGGTAGTTCATAGTTTATCATACTAAATTAATAGCACAAAATAACTTTTGCCTTAATTCCTTGTTACAGTACTCACAGACTAAAGACAACGTTGTCACAATTGTATTATCAACTGTGTACACAACTGGATGGGTTGGAATGGGATTCTCGCGAGATGGAAAAATGATCAATTCGAGCTGTATGGTTGGTTGGGTGAATCCTTCAGGACAGggaaaaatcaaacaatattatgTTGAGGGCTTAACACCCTCAAAAATTAAACCAGAGAAAGGCGAGCTGCCACTGACAAGCGTTCCACCCCTCATTTATCTTCAAGGCGCCACGATATACTTGGCCTTCCAGTTGAAGTATCCGAATCGTCTCAAAAACCAACCGATCTTACTTGCATTTGCAACCAAATATCCTCATCACCACCACCTTACTGTACATGATGACAAAACAACCATACTGTTCGACTTCTCTTCAGGTTTGTTCGTTTTATTAATCTCCTTATTCAAATGTTCATTTGTCGTTCTTAATAACTGTACGCTGTTCAATCTGTATACTAAATTTTAACATGCTTTTTGCCTGCATCAGTTGATTGATGTCACTGATCCAGTGGCGGATTTAGCCCATAGagtttaaatcctggatccgcctctgcacTGATCAAATTTCTTCAAGGAGGAAAATTGCACTTAATGAGTTGTCTTTATGATGGCTTCAATTTGCTTTtcatttaattgattcaggtcAAAAGAAAAATGCCATTTTGGAGTTTTATCAACAATTTGCTTGTGTAGGCGGCGATCTGGTATTTTCTGGATCCTTATGTAAAGGAATTACAAAAGAAATTCTTTTAGCAAAGATGTGAGGAAGATTTGGTCGACGAAATATATACTGATAAGGGATGTATGGATTCTCGATAAAAGAGGAGCCGTGGTGGTCCCCCTCGGACCGCCTAATCCCGCTAGTGAATCAAAAGTTGGATCTACATTGGATCTCACCATAATAAATTGATAGCTTTTGGAAAAGGAGGAAGACGCTACTTTAATTTGATTTCAAAGGAACAATATCAATCATCTAAAAgaaggaataaaaaaaaaaattgcaaaaaccGGCTATTGGAATCGAACAGATGACCATAACCGTTCTGCAACACGTTttgaacaaaataaaaatatcttcATTTTGACATTCCATTAGACTCTATTGGAGTAATGTATTATAGGAATCATCCTCACCTAACAACCCATCTTCAAAGACCAAGAACTACGAGATCAGCCCTTTCTTTCTAGGTTGATGGAGGAATTGTATCATTCGAGCCGTTTTTGTATTGACCTTAGTATATACATGTTATCTTTATCCTCTCTTTTTCTAGATGCAGTCTGTATAACTTGTAAGATATTGACTTCTTTAATTGAGCAAATTTTCTCTTCTCTTCAGGTACTTCATTTGATGTTTCGACTGGACTTAATGACTACACTAGCTCGAAAAAGACTCATGGAGTATTGGGTATATTGGGATGGGGACTATTCTCTCCCCTTGGAGCGATTTTTGCGAGATACTTAAAGAGCCAAAAATCATGGTATTACTTTCACGTATCTGCTCAGTTCATAGGATTCATATTAGGACTCGCAGGAGTGGTTCTTGGAGTTCAACTCCACAACAAGCTGCAGGTCCATATTCCTGCACATCAAGGCGTTGGCATTCTCATTCTTGTGCTTAGCATTCTTCAGGTTTGTCTCTTAACCGATTCAGAGAAAATTTGATTTCTGAAAAGCTTGTTTAAACTTATTACAGAGGTGATCCTATTCCTAATGTATATTATGGGTTAGAAACTTTCTCCATTCAAAAGATTTAGCTGTTGTTTCACTAACATGATTACATTCAGTGATCTTTTCTTCTTTCTACAAAAGTTTTTGATGTCACGTATTTCTTGTTGGATTTTGCGGTGATGTGAATTGAGAAATGAAGTGATTTTTATTTTCCATTAGTGGTTTTTGCCATAAAGGCACCATTAGTTATTTTCAAAAAGGCATCAGATTGAGTTGAACCTTTTGATTACAACACCTATAATTTGTGGTTATATTCTGAGACCTTGCCTCATATTTTTACATAGATTTcgaattcttcttcttctcttttctcTGCACTGTATAAAAAAAACAGTGTCATGTGATTTGCTCCAGCCTTTGTGTCCCAACACTGCTGGACTTTGAGGTACAACTATTTCGGTGGAGGTATTTCGTATCCTGGGAGGAGATAACTTATACCTAGGATATTGTGAGggcttaaattccttaaggacataCAATAAATTCTGTGGCTTGTAATTAAATTTTGGTTTAAATGCTATTGTTTTGGTTTATGTTTAATATTACTGTTTTAACGTTAACAGTTTTGTTTCTGTTTAAGCATTACAAATTCTGGATAAGAACACAGTGAATAACAATGGCAGTCGCTTATATAAATGCAGGTGTTGGCATTCTTTCTACGGCCAGATAGAGACAGCAAATACCGcaagttatggaatttgtatCATGGTTGGGTGGGGAGGATTGCCCTCTTCTTTGCAGCTGTGAACATAGTATTGGGAATGCATTATGCAGGTGCAGGACAAAGCTGGAAAATAGGTTACGGATTCCTTCTTGGTTCAGTAATGCTGGTGTGTATCGTTCTTGAAACGCTGTTGAGGCTGAAGAAGCTGGATGAGCCAACATCCTATCCCATGAATTCAACTTAGAAGGATATCAAAGTATAAATGGTAATAATGCTAGTATACCATTCTCCTTTCTGTTTAATAGCAGACGTTATGTCTAGAATTgctagtgtgtgtgtgtgtaattatatatatatattctctcctTTGCATTGACGATATAATAATTTTGGTTGGATTTATCAGTCAAAGTAGGAGACAATATACCTTGATATTCTCGATCATTCTTTGGTTCAAAGCATCGTTCAATCTCAATTGAAAAGGCAAACATCTTTTCAACAACTAATCTAGTTCTGCTTCCGTGTTGCTTTTGCACTGTTTTTTCTTTTTACCCTTCTTTGTGTCTGATTTTGCGTAACTTTTTCAAGATCGTTTTGATGTTTTAAGAGAACAGGGCCCTATTTTCCATTGTTTTCTATATCTGATCCACTCTCTTTCTTCTTGACTTGCGGGTTCTTTTGCTTCTTGAATTCAATTCATTATTTTTTTGTTTGATGGTAGAAAAatgttttgtttttggttttattgattcttttatttttcactaACATTTTCATTTCTATTTACGCTGATATCTTTGACTACAATTCTCTGAATTTGTGCAAATAAGGTGAACGAGATTGATGCTAGATTTTGCTTGCCAAATCATTTTTGGATCAAGTTTCTTCCACTACTAGAGTTCTCCTTGCTGAACTCTCCGTAAATATGTTTTCATCGATGAATTTAGACTCGAGATGTGCTTCCTAGAAGATTTTCCACGTTGCGTCCAAGGATCAAAGCTAAT
Encoded here:
- the LOC132632314 gene encoding cytochrome b561 and DOMON domain-containing protein At3g61750-like, which codes for MAMVSRFLVMSLFIMLNFLERDDKRMVMAVDEDAKALCSVNLAQVLPPPYGGLENVVCRPVWNSFLLRYSQTKDNVVTIVLSTVYTTGWVGMGFSRDGKMINSSCMVGWVNPSGQGKIKQYYVEGLTPSKIKPEKGELPLTSVPPLIYLQGATIYLAFQLKYPNRLKNQPILLAFATKYPHHHHLTVHDDKTTILFDFSSGTSFDVSTGLNDYTSSKKTHGVLGILGWGLFSPLGAIFARYLKSQKSWYYFHVSAQFIGFILGLAGVVLGVQLHNKLQVHIPAHQGVGILILVLSILQVLAFFLRPDRDSKYRKLWNLYHGWVGRIALFFAAVNIVLGMHYAGAGQSWKIGYGFLLGSVMLVCIVLETLLRLKKLDEPTSYPMNST